A single Pseudomonas brassicacearum DNA region contains:
- a CDS encoding PLP-dependent aminotransferase family protein — protein sequence MELRIDRQALVPVVQQIVDALTGWIRQDAVQPGTRLPSVRQLARENLLSQSSVNEACERLVAQGLLASRHGSSFFVAPPPSPVPEPTDQSRQQDKLVDGGDSSQWELKLGCGGLPESWRESDDLGYAIRQVTRTDMAGLFNYSTPLGLPALREQLSRRLKKLNIEADKNLILTTTGATHGLDLIVRTLLSPGSCVVVESPGYSSLFDLLRLHDIDMIELPRTPRGPDVDALQDLLAMHRPTALFINSACHNPTGSSLAPAIAQRLLQLTKEHAVLVIEDDAYGDFQSSARTRLAALDPDVVYVGSFSKTLSSSLRVGFVVAGPSIITRLSEVKGITSMGGSRFCESVLACLLANGAYRKLVQRQRQRLGADMAALLQIMEDADWEVFGKPAGGLFIWARPPISDYAGVRRLARRFGVLLSSRTAFSPSGADSDWLRINVAYARDPRALAFFRATALDRPLVS from the coding sequence ATGGAGTTGAGAATCGACCGACAGGCCCTGGTGCCTGTCGTGCAGCAAATCGTCGACGCGCTGACCGGTTGGATCCGACAGGATGCGGTGCAGCCGGGGACTCGGCTGCCATCCGTGCGCCAACTGGCTCGGGAGAACCTGCTCAGCCAGTCCAGCGTCAATGAAGCGTGTGAACGCCTGGTCGCCCAAGGCCTGTTGGCATCCCGCCACGGTTCCAGTTTTTTTGTCGCACCGCCCCCTTCGCCCGTACCCGAGCCCACCGATCAGAGTCGACAGCAGGACAAGCTCGTCGACGGGGGTGACAGCTCGCAATGGGAGTTGAAGCTGGGGTGTGGCGGGTTGCCCGAGAGCTGGCGTGAAAGCGATGACCTGGGCTATGCGATCCGTCAGGTCACTCGCACTGACATGGCGGGATTGTTCAACTACAGCACCCCGTTGGGGCTGCCCGCCCTGCGCGAGCAACTGTCCAGGCGCCTGAAAAAACTCAATATCGAGGCCGATAAGAACCTGATCCTGACCACCACCGGGGCGACCCATGGGCTGGATCTGATCGTACGCACGCTGTTGTCGCCGGGTTCCTGCGTGGTCGTGGAGAGCCCCGGTTATTCAAGCCTGTTCGACCTGCTCAGGTTGCACGACATCGACATGATCGAACTGCCCAGGACCCCCCGCGGCCCGGACGTCGATGCGCTGCAAGACCTGCTGGCGATGCACAGGCCCACTGCGTTGTTCATCAACAGTGCCTGCCATAACCCGACCGGCAGCAGCCTGGCTCCGGCCATCGCTCAACGGCTGCTGCAATTGACGAAGGAACATGCCGTGCTGGTGATCGAAGACGATGCCTATGGCGATTTCCAGAGTTCGGCACGGACCCGGCTGGCGGCGCTGGATCCCGATGTGGTCTACGTGGGCAGTTTCTCGAAAACCCTGAGCAGTTCGTTGCGCGTCGGTTTCGTGGTGGCCGGGCCGTCCATCATCACGCGCCTGAGCGAGGTCAAGGGCATTACCAGCATGGGTGGATCGCGGTTCTGTGAGTCGGTCCTTGCCTGCCTCCTGGCCAATGGCGCCTATCGCAAGCTGGTCCAGCGCCAGCGGCAGCGTCTGGGGGCCGATATGGCGGCGTTGTTGCAGATAATGGAGGACGCCGACTGGGAGGTTTTTGGCAAACCGGCCGGCGGGCTTTTCATCTGGGCAAGGCCGCCGATCAGTGACTATGCTGGAGTACGACGTCTGGCCAGGCGTTTCGGCGTGCTGCTGTCTTCGCGTACCGCGTTCAGCCCTTCGGGCGCCGACAGTGACTGGCTGCGGATCAACGTGGCGTATGCCCGTGACCCCAGGGCACTGGCGTTCTTCCGGGCCACGGCTCTGGATCGACCTCTAGTGTCCTGA
- a CDS encoding SDR family oxidoreductase produces MSMTFSGQVAVVTGAAAGIGRATAQAFAAEGLKVVVADLDVAGGEGTVQSIRASGGEAVFVRCNVTLENDVQHLMDEVIKTYGRLDYAFNNAGIEIEKGKLADGTLDEFDAIMGVNVKGVWLCMKYQLPLLLAQGGGAIVNTASVAGLGAAPKMSIYAASKHAVIGLTKSAAIEYAKKKIRVNAVCPAVIDTDMFRRAYEADPKKGEFANAMHPVGRIGKVEEIASAVLYLCSDGAAFTTGHSLAVDGGVTAF; encoded by the coding sequence ATGAGCATGACGTTTTCCGGACAGGTCGCCGTAGTCACCGGCGCCGCTGCTGGCATCGGCCGGGCCACTGCCCAGGCGTTCGCGGCAGAAGGCCTGAAAGTGGTGGTGGCCGACTTGGACGTGGCGGGTGGCGAAGGCACGGTGCAGTCGATTCGTGCTTCGGGCGGCGAAGCGGTGTTCGTGCGCTGCAACGTGACGCTGGAAAACGATGTGCAGCATCTGATGGACGAGGTAATCAAGACCTACGGTCGCCTTGACTACGCCTTCAATAACGCGGGGATCGAGATCGAGAAAGGCAAGCTGGCCGACGGTACTCTCGATGAGTTCGACGCGATCATGGGGGTCAATGTGAAGGGCGTCTGGCTGTGCATGAAGTACCAGTTGCCATTACTGCTGGCCCAGGGCGGCGGCGCGATCGTCAACACGGCCTCGGTGGCAGGCCTGGGCGCCGCGCCGAAGATGAGTATTTATGCGGCTTCCAAGCATGCCGTGATCGGCCTGACCAAATCGGCCGCCATCGAATACGCCAAGAAAAAAATCCGCGTGAATGCAGTCTGCCCGGCGGTGATCGACACCGACATGTTCCGTCGTGCCTATGAAGCGGACCCGAAAAAAGGCGAGTTCGCCAATGCCATGCACCCGGTGGGGCGTATCGGCAAAGTCGAGGAAATCGCCAGCGCAGTGCTGTATTTGTGCAGCGACGGGGCGGCTTTCACCACGGGCCATTCCTTGGCGGTGGACGGCGGCGTCACGGCGTTCTGA
- a CDS encoding NADP-dependent oxidoreductase — translation MTAQTNRQFLLAKRPVGAATRETFTYQQVPVGEPAAGQILVKNQYLSLDPAMRGWMNEGKSYIPPVGIGEVMRALGVGQVIASNNPGFAVGDYVNGALGVQDYFLGEPRGFYKVDPKLAPLPRYLSALGMTGMTAYFALLDVGAPKAGETVVLSGAAGAVGSIAGQIAKIKGCRVVGIAGGADKCKFLIDELGFDGAIDYKNEDVHAGLKRECPKGVDVYFDNVGGDILDAVLSRLNLKARVVICGAISQYNNKEAVKGPANYLSLLVNRARMEGFVVMDYAAQFAAAGQEMAGWMAKGQLKSKEDIVEGLETFPETLTKLFSGENFGKLVLKV, via the coding sequence ATGACTGCCCAGACCAATCGCCAGTTCCTGCTCGCCAAACGCCCGGTGGGCGCGGCGACCCGCGAGACCTTCACCTATCAGCAAGTACCGGTCGGCGAACCGGCAGCCGGCCAGATCCTGGTGAAAAACCAATACCTGTCCCTGGACCCGGCCATGCGCGGCTGGATGAACGAGGGCAAGTCCTATATCCCACCAGTTGGCATCGGCGAAGTGATGCGGGCATTGGGTGTCGGCCAGGTGATTGCCTCGAACAACCCGGGGTTTGCGGTCGGGGACTACGTCAACGGTGCGTTGGGGGTGCAGGATTATTTCCTCGGCGAGCCAAGAGGTTTCTACAAGGTCGATCCGAAACTGGCACCGCTGCCACGTTATTTGTCCGCCCTGGGCATGACGGGCATGACTGCCTACTTCGCCTTGCTGGACGTCGGCGCGCCCAAGGCTGGCGAGACCGTGGTGCTCTCAGGTGCCGCCGGCGCGGTGGGCAGCATTGCCGGGCAGATCGCCAAGATCAAAGGCTGTCGCGTGGTGGGCATCGCCGGCGGGGCCGACAAATGCAAGTTCCTGATCGATGAGCTGGGTTTCGACGGCGCCATCGACTACAAGAACGAAGACGTCCATGCCGGCCTCAAGCGCGAATGCCCCAAGGGCGTGGATGTGTATTTCGATAACGTCGGGGGCGACATCCTGGATGCCGTGCTCAGCCGCTTGAACCTCAAGGCCCGCGTGGTGATTTGTGGCGCCATCAGCCAGTACAACAACAAGGAAGCGGTGAAGGGCCCTGCCAACTACCTGTCGCTGCTGGTCAACCGGGCGCGCATGGAAGGCTTCGTAGTCATGGACTACGCCGCGCAGTTCGCCGCCGCCGGACAGGAAATGGCCGGCTGGATGGCCAAGGGGCAGCTCAAGAGCAAGGAAGACATTGTCGAAGGTCTGGAAACATTCCCCGAGACGCTGACCAAATTGTTCAGTGGGGAGAACTTCGGGAAGTTGGTATTGAAGGTCTGA
- the pyrF gene encoding orotidine-5'-phosphate decarboxylase, translated as MSACQTPIIVALDFPTRDAALKLADQLDPKLCRVKVGKELFTSCASEIVGTLRDKGFEVFLDLKFHDIPNTTAMAVKAAAEMGVWMVNVHCSGGLRMMAACREVLDQRSGPKPLLIGVTVLTSMEREDLAGIGLDIEPQEQVLRLAALAQKAGLDGLVCSALEASALKAAHPSLQLVTPGIRPAGSAQDDQRRILTPRQALDAGSDYLVIGRPISQAADPAKALAAVVAELA; from the coding sequence ATGTCCGCCTGCCAGACGCCCATTATCGTCGCCCTGGATTTTCCCACCCGTGACGCCGCCCTGAAGCTGGCCGACCAGTTGGACCCCAAGCTTTGCCGGGTCAAAGTCGGCAAGGAACTGTTCACCAGTTGCGCTTCGGAAATTGTCGGGACCCTGCGCGACAAGGGGTTCGAAGTGTTCCTGGACCTGAAGTTCCACGACATTCCCAACACCACCGCCATGGCCGTCAAGGCGGCTGCAGAGATGGGCGTGTGGATGGTCAACGTGCATTGCTCCGGTGGCCTGCGCATGATGGCGGCTTGCCGTGAAGTGCTGGATCAGCGCAGCGGCCCGAAACCGTTGCTGATCGGCGTGACCGTGCTGACCAGCATGGAGCGCGAGGACCTGGCCGGGATAGGCCTGGACATCGAGCCCCAGGAGCAGGTGCTGCGGTTGGCGGCGCTGGCGCAGAAGGCCGGCCTGGACGGCCTGGTCTGTTCGGCCCTGGAGGCCAGCGCCCTGAAAGCGGCTCACCCGTCGCTGCAACTGGTGACCCCGGGGATTCGTCCAGCGGGCAGTGCCCAGGACGACCAGCGTCGCATCCTGACCCCGCGCCAGGCGCTGGACGCCGGTTCCGATTACCTGGTGATCGGTCGCCCGATCAGCCAGGCCGCCGATCCGGCCAAGGCACTGGCGGCGGTTGTGGCCGAGCTGGCCTGA
- a CDS encoding response regulator, translated as MQNTPVANSDDQKVPDDDKRWSTRALIVDDDVPIRELLIDYLARFSIRASGVTDGAAMRQAMQAEHFDVVVLDLMLPGEDGLQLCRWLRAESDIPILMLTARCEPTDRIIGLELGADDYMAKPFEPRELVARIQTILRRVRDDRTEHRANIRFDNWRLNSVLRQLISVDGLVVPLSNAEFRLLWVFIERPRRVLSREQLLDAARGRSIEAFDRSIDLLVSRLRQKLGDDPKAPQLIKTVRGEGYLFDARDIG; from the coding sequence ATGCAGAACACCCCTGTTGCAAATTCTGACGATCAAAAAGTGCCCGACGATGACAAGCGCTGGAGCACCCGCGCACTGATCGTCGATGACGACGTGCCGATCCGCGAGCTGCTGATCGATTACCTGGCCCGCTTCAGCATACGGGCCAGCGGCGTGACCGATGGCGCGGCCATGCGCCAGGCGATGCAGGCCGAGCACTTCGACGTGGTCGTGCTCGACCTGATGCTGCCGGGTGAAGATGGCTTGCAGTTGTGCCGCTGGCTGCGCGCCGAATCGGACATCCCGATCCTGATGCTCACCGCCCGCTGCGAGCCCACCGACCGCATCATCGGCCTGGAGCTGGGCGCCGATGACTACATGGCCAAGCCGTTCGAACCCAGGGAACTGGTGGCGCGTATCCAGACCATCCTGCGTCGGGTGCGCGACGACCGCACCGAGCATCGGGCCAATATCCGTTTCGACAACTGGCGGCTCAACAGTGTGCTGCGCCAACTGATCTCGGTCGACGGGCTGGTGGTGCCGTTGTCCAATGCCGAGTTCCGCCTGTTGTGGGTCTTCATCGAACGACCGCGCCGGGTACTCAGCCGCGAACAACTGCTGGACGCGGCTCGCGGGCGCTCCATCGAGGCGTTCGACCGCAGCATCGACTTGCTTGTATCACGCCTGCGCCAGAAGCTGGGCGACGACCCCAAGGCCCCGCAACTGATCAAGACCGTGCGCGGTGAGGGCTACTTGTTCGACGCGCGGGACATCGGCTGA
- a CDS encoding sensor histidine kinase: MQLRLDSLFGRLFGVLLLAIVLAHLLAFAWFSLYDRPPAGPPPQFSRQTEAPPRFGPPPNRPPRPWFGGPVVPLTFQFVFLIVAAWYGAKLLTRPIQRLSEAAERLSENLDSPPLDENGPREARQAAHTFNLMQQRIREQVQQRSRMLGAVSHDLRTPLSRLKLRLEQIDDIKLQGQMRQDLDDMIGMLDATLTYLHEQRTSEALQWMDVQALVESLSENAQDQGADVQVSGTCAPLQVRPMALRSCLNNLIDNALRYAGHALINLEDQNNQVLIRVIDHGPGIAADKREAVFEPFFRLEGSRNRNSGGVGLGMTIAREATERLGGQLTLEETPGGGLTAVISLPRT; encoded by the coding sequence ATGCAACTGCGCCTCGACTCCCTGTTCGGCCGCCTGTTTGGCGTGCTGTTGCTGGCGATTGTCCTGGCGCATCTGCTGGCGTTTGCCTGGTTTTCTTTATACGACAGGCCGCCTGCCGGGCCACCGCCGCAATTTTCCCGACAAACCGAAGCCCCGCCGCGCTTCGGCCCGCCCCCTAACCGCCCTCCACGCCCCTGGTTCGGCGGTCCGGTGGTGCCGCTGACCTTTCAATTCGTGTTCCTGATCGTCGCGGCCTGGTATGGCGCCAAGCTCCTGACCCGACCCATCCAGCGCCTGAGCGAAGCGGCCGAGCGCCTGAGCGAAAACCTCGACAGCCCGCCGCTGGATGAAAATGGCCCCCGCGAGGCGCGACAGGCGGCCCATACGTTCAACCTGATGCAGCAACGGATTCGCGAGCAGGTGCAGCAGCGTTCGCGCATGCTCGGCGCGGTGTCCCATGACCTGCGCACGCCGCTTTCGCGGCTCAAGCTGCGCCTGGAACAGATCGATGACATCAAGCTGCAAGGCCAGATGCGCCAGGACCTGGACGACATGATCGGCATGCTCGATGCCACCCTCACCTACTTGCACGAACAGCGCACCAGTGAAGCGCTGCAGTGGATGGACGTGCAGGCCTTGGTGGAATCATTGAGCGAAAATGCCCAGGACCAGGGCGCCGACGTACAAGTCAGCGGTACCTGCGCCCCGCTGCAGGTGCGACCGATGGCGCTGCGTTCGTGCCTCAACAACCTCATCGACAATGCCCTGCGCTACGCCGGCCATGCCTTGATTAACCTGGAAGACCAAAACAACCAGGTGCTGATTCGAGTCATCGACCACGGTCCCGGTATTGCGGCGGACAAACGCGAGGCGGTGTTCGAGCCGTTCTTTCGCCTGGAAGGCTCGCGCAACCGCAACTCCGGCGGCGTCGGCCTGGGCATGACCATCGCCCGGGAGGCCACCGAACGCCTGGGCGGGCAATTGACCCTGGAAGAGACGCCAGGAGGTGGCTTGACGGCGGTGATCAGCCTGCCTCGCACCTGA
- the xopAW gene encoding EF-hand domain-containing protein, with protein sequence MIGSVSSYSTYTSTSSTATSSARSQQFQKELLDKLDSDGDGSVNQQELSSALSQESDDGILVSLSDNFGDLDSDGSGDLSSEEMAAMAPPPPPPRDQAPTTELADALLSVLDTDGDGVVSSDELSNGLASTGSDADSQQVFSALDENEDGTVSLDELAASLAPPPPPQQASSEELFSQLDADGDATITASELSSALQASNGTSTSTDTSAMLMQVLDSDSSGGVSSDEFNSALQAGRSSDSSTEQANVSEALNRMIANLSRQYSLDNVATVGKHLNVAT encoded by the coding sequence ATGATTGGCAGCGTCAGCAGTTACTCGACCTATACCAGCACCAGCAGTACCGCCACCAGCAGTGCCCGCAGCCAGCAGTTCCAAAAGGAACTGCTGGACAAGCTCGACAGTGACGGCGACGGTTCGGTCAATCAGCAAGAGTTGAGCAGCGCCCTGTCGCAAGAAAGCGATGATGGCATCCTGGTCAGCCTGAGTGACAACTTTGGCGACCTGGACAGTGACGGCAGTGGTGACCTGAGCAGCGAGGAAATGGCCGCAATGGCGCCGCCACCTCCGCCGCCACGGGACCAGGCGCCAACTACCGAACTGGCCGATGCGCTGCTCAGCGTCCTGGATACCGACGGTGATGGCGTGGTCAGCAGCGATGAGTTGAGCAACGGCCTGGCCAGCACGGGCAGCGATGCCGACAGCCAGCAAGTGTTCTCGGCGCTGGACGAGAATGAAGACGGCACTGTCAGCCTTGACGAACTCGCCGCCAGCCTCGCGCCACCGCCACCACCGCAACAAGCCTCCAGTGAAGAGCTGTTCAGTCAGCTCGACGCCGATGGCGACGCCACCATCACTGCCAGCGAACTGAGCAGCGCCTTGCAGGCCAGCAACGGTACGTCCACTAGCACCGACACCAGCGCGATGCTGATGCAAGTACTCGACAGCGACAGCAGCGGTGGCGTCAGCAGCGACGAGTTCAACAGTGCCTTGCAGGCCGGACGCAGCAGCGACAGCTCCACCGAACAGGCCAATGTCAGCGAAGCGTTGAACCGAATGATCGCCAACCTCAGCCGGCAATACTCGCTGGATAACGTCGCCACTGTGGGGAAACACCTGAACGTGGCGACCTGA
- a CDS encoding AI-2E family transporter, producing the protein MLNNDRLLVQILLLVLFGASLWVMAPFWSALFWGAVLAFASWPLMRLLTRWVNGRESLAAALLTVGWMLLVAVPLVWLGFNLADHVRDATAFIKDVQVDGLPEAPDWLAGVPLVGGRLVGIWNSIDQQGAAMMVSIKPYLGQVGNWLLARSAQIGGGILELTLSIVFVFFFYRDGPRLAVFVHGLLERLIGDRAGYYIELVAGTVQRVVNGVIGTAAAQAVLALIGFLIAGVPGALVLGIVTFLLSLIPMGPPLVWIPATAWLVWKGEYGMAVFLGIWGTFIISGVDNVLKPYLISRGGNLPLVIVLLGVFGGLIAFGFIGLFIGPTLLAVAYSLLTDWSKSQAR; encoded by the coding sequence ATGCTCAATAACGATCGGCTGTTGGTGCAGATCCTGCTCCTGGTGTTGTTCGGCGCAAGCCTTTGGGTCATGGCGCCGTTCTGGTCGGCGCTGTTCTGGGGTGCGGTGCTCGCTTTCGCCAGTTGGCCGCTGATGCGCCTGCTGACCCGCTGGGTCAATGGCCGTGAATCCCTGGCGGCGGCGTTGCTGACAGTGGGCTGGATGCTGTTGGTGGCGGTGCCGCTGGTGTGGCTGGGTTTCAACCTGGCCGACCATGTGCGCGACGCCACGGCGTTCATCAAGGACGTGCAGGTCGACGGCTTGCCCGAAGCGCCCGACTGGCTGGCCGGCGTGCCGCTGGTGGGCGGGCGACTGGTCGGGATTTGGAACAGCATCGACCAGCAAGGTGCGGCAATGATGGTGTCGATCAAGCCGTACCTGGGGCAAGTGGGCAACTGGCTGTTGGCGCGCAGTGCGCAGATTGGCGGTGGCATACTCGAACTGACCCTGAGCATCGTGTTCGTGTTCTTTTTCTATCGCGACGGCCCGCGCCTGGCGGTGTTCGTCCACGGGTTGCTGGAGCGTCTGATCGGCGACCGTGCCGGTTACTACATCGAGCTGGTGGCCGGTACCGTACAACGAGTGGTCAACGGCGTAATTGGCACCGCGGCGGCCCAGGCCGTGCTGGCGCTGATCGGCTTCCTGATCGCCGGGGTGCCGGGGGCGCTGGTACTGGGTATCGTCACGTTCCTGCTGAGCCTGATCCCCATGGGGCCACCCCTGGTGTGGATCCCTGCCACCGCATGGCTGGTGTGGAAGGGTGAGTACGGGATGGCGGTGTTCCTCGGCATCTGGGGCACGTTCATCATCAGTGGCGTGGACAACGTGCTCAAGCCCTACTTGATCAGCCGCGGCGGAAACCTGCCCTTGGTCATCGTGCTGCTGGGGGTGTTCGGCGGGTTGATCGCCTTCGGTTTCATCGGCCTGTTCATCGGCCCGACCCTGCTGGCGGTGGCGTATAGCCTGTTGACGGACTGGAGCAAAAGCCAGGCGCGATAG
- a CDS encoding DUF4892 domain-containing protein, which translates to MKLSVCSLVLLVLACFSPASFAADVPGSRDLERVPRMPDAQIVDYRQTSDLERVYPMGSIRKISGQLRFDGQIDARGNVTSVTYELPPEHSATQAFTAAREALQKQGAELLFWCQARDCGESSLWANEVFGNAKLYGADKGQAFLLLRLAPPADNTVIALYAITRGNRKAYLHVEQFEANAPLGDLLPTSATLLRQLKDTGVLDLPRLAGEPDDTWLHLLSRALNLDTSLRVSIAGPRAEDWLEALAGQGVRAARMEAASGEAEGLHLELLR; encoded by the coding sequence ATGAAATTATCCGTTTGCTCACTCGTCCTGCTGGTGCTGGCCTGCTTCAGCCCGGCGTCGTTCGCCGCCGATGTGCCGGGCAGTCGCGACCTGGAGCGTGTGCCGCGCATGCCCGACGCGCAAATTGTCGATTACCGGCAAACCAGCGACCTGGAACGCGTCTACCCCATGGGCTCGATCCGCAAGATCAGCGGCCAGCTGCGTTTCGACGGCCAAATCGATGCCCGTGGCAACGTCACGTCGGTCACCTACGAACTGCCGCCGGAACATTCCGCCACCCAGGCTTTTACCGCGGCTCGCGAAGCGCTGCAGAAGCAGGGCGCCGAGCTGTTGTTCTGGTGCCAGGCCCGCGATTGCGGCGAAAGCAGCCTGTGGGCCAACGAAGTCTTCGGCAATGCCAAGCTCTACGGCGCCGACAAGGGCCAGGCCTTCTTGTTGCTGCGCCTGGCACCACCGGCGGACAACACAGTGATTGCGCTGTATGCCATCACCCGTGGCAATCGCAAGGCCTACCTGCATGTCGAGCAGTTCGAGGCGAACGCACCGCTGGGGGACTTGCTGCCGACATCGGCCACGCTGTTGCGCCAGCTCAAGGACACTGGAGTCCTGGATTTGCCGCGTCTTGCCGGTGAGCCAGACGACACCTGGTTGCATCTATTGTCCCGGGCGTTGAACCTGGACACGAGCTTGCGGGTCAGTATCGCCGGCCCCCGGGCCGAGGACTGGCTTGAGGCTCTGGCGGGCCAGGGCGTCCGGGCGGCACGCATGGAAGCCGCCAGCGGCGAGGCAGAGGGGCTGCACCTGGAGTTGCTGCGCTAA
- a CDS encoding alpha/beta hydrolase — MSVVEEVRLSLPHIELAAHLFGPEDGLPVLALHGWLDNANSFARLAPRLEGLRVIALDMAGHGHSGHRPPGAGYALWDYAHDVLQVAEQLGLQRFALLGHSMGAIVSLVLAGSLPERVTHLGLIDGVIPPTAKGDNAAERMGMALQAQLDLQQKRKPVYKTLDRAIEARMKGLVAVSREAAELLAQRGLMPVPGGYTWRTDNRLTLPSPLRLTDEQAMAFVARVDCPAHLVVAADGMLAQHPELLERLPFSHEQLPGGHHLHLNDEIGAELVADCFNRFFTAP; from the coding sequence ATGAGTGTGGTCGAGGAAGTCCGCCTGAGCCTGCCGCACATCGAACTGGCGGCCCACCTGTTCGGGCCGGAGGACGGGCTGCCGGTGCTTGCCCTGCACGGTTGGTTGGACAATGCCAACAGCTTCGCCCGCCTGGCGCCCAGGCTCGAGGGCCTGCGAGTGATTGCCCTGGACATGGCCGGCCACGGTCACTCCGGGCATCGGCCGCCCGGTGCCGGTTATGCCCTCTGGGACTACGCCCATGATGTGCTGCAAGTCGCCGAACAACTGGGCTTGCAGCGTTTCGCCCTGTTGGGGCATTCCATGGGCGCCATTGTGTCGCTGGTGCTGGCCGGCTCCTTGCCGGAGCGGGTGACGCACCTGGGGTTGATCGACGGGGTGATTCCTCCTACAGCCAAGGGCGATAACGCGGCCGAGCGCATGGGCATGGCCCTGCAAGCCCAGTTGGATCTGCAGCAGAAACGCAAGCCGGTCTACAAAACCCTCGATCGGGCCATCGAGGCGCGGATGAAGGGACTGGTAGCAGTCAGCCGCGAAGCCGCCGAGCTGCTGGCCCAGCGCGGCCTGATGCCGGTGCCCGGGGGGTACACCTGGCGCACCGACAACCGCCTGACCCTGCCATCGCCTTTGCGCCTGACCGATGAACAGGCCATGGCATTCGTGGCGCGGGTCGATTGTCCGGCGCACCTGGTGGTGGCGGCCGACGGCATGCTGGCCCAACACCCGGAGTTGCTGGAGCGTCTACCCTTCAGTCATGAGCAGTTACCCGGCGGCCATCATCTACACCTGAACGACGAGATCGGTGCCGAGCTTGTAGCAGACTGTTTCAATCGGTTCTTCACCGCTCCTTGA
- a CDS encoding alpha/beta fold hydrolase, translating into MSQQVFFAHANGFPSATYGKLFAALAPQYEVAHLELHGHDPRFPVDDNWHNLVDELIHHLEQQPVPVWGVGHSLGGVLHLHAALRRPELYRGVVMLDSPVLTRTDQWVILAAKRLGFIDRLTPAGRTLGRREEFADLASARQYFAGKTLFRGFDPECFDAYLQHGLQQVGDRLRLRFDPATEISIYRGVPHTSPGRPRKLKVPLAVVRGRQSRVVMRHHTRSVGRMLHGESLSMPGGHMFPLERPQDTANLLKNLFQRWEGRSA; encoded by the coding sequence ATGTCGCAACAGGTGTTTTTCGCCCACGCCAATGGTTTTCCCTCGGCCACGTACGGCAAGTTGTTCGCCGCGCTGGCGCCGCAATATGAGGTTGCGCACCTCGAACTGCATGGCCACGACCCGCGATTTCCGGTCGATGACAATTGGCACAACCTGGTGGACGAGCTGATTCATCATCTGGAGCAGCAACCGGTGCCGGTGTGGGGCGTCGGTCACTCCCTGGGCGGTGTGCTGCACCTGCACGCGGCGTTGCGCCGCCCCGAGCTGTATCGCGGCGTGGTCATGCTCGATTCGCCGGTGCTGACCCGTACCGACCAATGGGTGATCCTGGCGGCCAAGCGCCTGGGGTTCATCGACCGCCTGACGCCGGCGGGCCGGACCCTGGGTCGGCGTGAGGAGTTCGCTGACCTGGCGTCGGCCCGGCAGTATTTCGCCGGCAAGACACTGTTTCGCGGTTTTGACCCGGAATGCTTCGACGCCTACCTGCAACACGGCCTGCAACAAGTCGGTGATCGACTGCGGCTGCGCTTCGACCCGGCCACCGAAATCAGCATTTACCGCGGCGTGCCGCACACCAGCCCCGGGCGGCCCCGTAAGCTCAAGGTGCCGCTGGCCGTGGTGCGCGGTAGGCAGAGTCGTGTGGTGATGCGTCATCACACCCGTTCGGTGGGGCGTATGCTCCATGGCGAATCCCTGAGCATGCCCGGTGGCCATATGTTCCCCCTCGAGCGTCCACAGGACACGGCCAACCTGCTCAAGAACCTGTTCCAGCGGTGGGAAGGGCGCAGCGCATGA